GATATCTCTAATAAACTAAAAATTATGGAAGACAATTTGAAAAACGTTTTAGaagctttaaaaaaaatggaaagtaataaacaaattttatGCACTGAATCAAGtagaataaaagaaatagaaaatagaGTTAATAGTATGGAGAGTGAAATCGAAATATATGAGAAATCTTATGAAGAAGGAATTATTTCaacaaaaaatgaaacaGATGAAGAAGATATCTCTAGTAAACTAAAAATTGAGGAAGACAATTTGAAAAACGTTTTACAagtcttaaaaaaaatggaaagtaataaacaaattttaaGCACGGAATCAAGtagaataaaagaaatagaaaataccGTTAATAGTATGGAGAGTGAAAtggaaatatatgaaaaatctTATGAAGAAGGAATTTTGGAGGAGATAAAAAGATTAGCTGataaagaaaaggaaaactTTGAACTTTTAATGAAAtcaataaaattgaaaattgaCAATACTGTCAATATTTTAGAGGAATTAAAgttagaagaaaataatatttcacACAAATTTGAAGatactaaaataaaattaaatgtaatatttgatatatttGACAAAtcctataaaaatatagaaaggTTTGCATTACACATTACGGAATCTACTACAACATATATTGATATAAAAGAGAAGAGAGAAAAAGCCAAAatagaaaaggaaaatattgAGAAgcaaaaagaagaaatggaaaaattgataaatattataaataatattaaaaaaaatgagactttaaaattaatactaTATATGAAGAAAGAGTTAGATAAAGTGAATGAGAAAGCTGAAGAAGAGTATTCAAGAATGAAAATGAACAtagaatatattaaaaaaaatgttgagAGTATAAAAAATTCAGATAGTGTAAGTAGTGCATtgaatgaattaaataatgcAAAAGGTAAGGATAGTGAAATAAGACAAAGTAAAATAACatattattcttataaaGATGAAATAGACTTAATTTATAGTAATATGGATAAAGCAGTAAATTTTATAGATGTGAATATGGAAACTGTATCAGAATTGGAAAATTATGAAAGTTTAAAGAAtacaaaagatattattttaaaaatacaagAAAATTTGGGTGATGTAGATGAAAAAGTAAGAGAAAGTCAAAGcattttaataaaagctGAAAGTATTTACAAAGAAGTAAAATTAAgagatgaattaaaaaaaaaaattaagggAACGATAAAGAAAATTGATGAAATTTTCCCCATGATACAGGATTCacttaataaatatgaaaaaataaaaaatataagtgtagatgatgaaaattatgacgtaatttttaaaattggtAAGGATTATGAGAGTTTAAAAGGTCTTTCAAATTCTTACATGGCGAAATTAAGTGAAATAGATAGAGAATTAAGtataaatgtaataaaaagtGAACTTGACGATAGTAAATTTAGTTTAAATGATTTAGAAAATCGTATTGAAGCATCAAAAAGAGATGAATATTCTAGTGAAATATTAGAGGAAGTAAAATGTAACATTGATAGgattataaatgaaataaatgataaatatagCAATGTTTTAGAAATAGATAGGTCATTTGATGAATTACTAGAGTTaggaataaattataaattatcttTTCAATCGATGGTTATTACAAGTGTTAATGTGGAAGTATCAAAAGACGTGCTTATAATagagaaaaaacaaaaagatgTTGCATCATGTAtacaatatattaaaaattgttGTGATTCTATAACTAATGATATTaatacattaaataaaagttaTAATAGAGATATGCTGAGTGGGTATAAATCGAGCAATATTGAAAATGCAAGTAAAATTTTGGAGGAGTTTAAAGTAAAGGAAGAAGAGGCAATAAAAATGTCGAGTGCTATacaaaaattgtttttaataatgaataaaaataaagatgtaAATAAAGTGGATGAATATATACAAGAACTGAAAGATATCTATGAAAATTTCCAAAAagaaaagatatatataaatgaaatttttagaaatattaatgatagtaaattaaaagaaatggaGGAAACTTCTGAGAAATATATTGAGATAGCAGATTCCCATAAAACTATTGTAGAAGATCAAAAAGAGAAGTTTTTAAGCATCAAGAGTAAGTTAAAGGAAATTGAAG
This Plasmodium relictum strain SGS1 genome assembly, contig: PRELSG_00_v1_138, whole genome shotgun sequence DNA region includes the following protein-coding sequences:
- a CDS encoding reticulocyte binding protein, putative, producing the protein SEKLIDAIKEKGIIDNASSEIQSIEKLLMLHKLSSIMDNMRKNFQKAKEEEEIIKEKFSESEKIKKEILVDFQKAEELRDSLIEKLDDNSINTYIEEIRSINDLFATKIVSVSELLTIAEQYNGNCKLYYHSIERGKDKIEYLKIHDYNEEKKITDDVIEEINRYVEESGTYSNEADKFTIEARKNYELSCIYKEKMSNLLDESLLLGEKIKVEIKKNDVTDMLIEIRMIITINDIFATKIVSVNELLTIAEQYNGNCKLYHHSIERGKHKIEYLKIHDYNEEKKITDDVIEEINRYVKESGNYSNEADKFAIEARKNYELSCIYKEKMSDLLDESLLLGEKIKVEIKKNDVTDMLIEIKDGYYDIKNILEKLVRKLNKLKEKDVSIKEQDKEMAENKKSMDAFGLITVIKKNSDNFLAEIETLKQKASNILDNSESAFESTSTKNETNEEDISNKLKIMEDNLKNVLEALKKMESNKQILCTESSRIKEIENRVNSMESEIEIYEKSYEEGIISTKNETDEEDISSKLKIEEDNLKNVLQVLKKMESNKQILSTESSRIKEIENTVNSMESEMEIYEKSYEEGILEEIKRLADKEKENFELLMKSIKLKIDNTVNILEELKLEENNISHKFEDTKIKLNVIFDIFDKSYKNIERFALHITESTTTYIDIKEKREKAKIEKENIEKQKEEMEKLINIINNIKKNETLKLILYMKKELDKVNEKAEEEYSRMKMNIEYIKKNVESIKNSDSVSSALNELNNAKGKDSEIRQSKITYYSYKDEIDLIYSNMDKAVNFIDVNMETVSELENYESLKNTKDIILKIQENLGDVDEKVRESQSILIKAESIYKEVKLRDELKKKIKGTIKKIDEIFPMIQDSLNKYEKIKNISVDDENYDVIFKIGKDYESLKGLSNSYMAKLSEIDRELSINVIKSELDDSKFSLNDLENRIEASKRDEYSSEILEEVKCNIDRIINEINDKYSNVLEIDRSFDELLELGINYKLSFQSMVITSVNVEVSKDVLIIEKKQKDVASCIQYIKNCCDSITNDINTLNKSYNRDMLSGYKSSNIENASKILEEFKVKEEEAIKMSSAIQKLFLIMNKNKDVNKVDEYIQELKDIYENFQKEKIYINEIFRNINDSKLKEMEETSEKYIEIADSHKTIVEDQKEKFLSIKSKLKEIEDFLREKKENLHSIEFSDLEYIKKVNEIYEEIEHKVIDISELENDNNSENNKIIIYTEKISY